A section of the Melopsittacus undulatus isolate bMelUnd1 chromosome 3, bMelUnd1.mat.Z, whole genome shotgun sequence genome encodes:
- the TMEM14A gene encoding transmembrane protein 14A — protein MAIDWIGFAYAALLAVGGVVAYTRKGSKISLAAGLTFGSVAGYGAYCITRDPRNVKISLFSSFLLTIIMGMRFKRSKKLMPAGLVACLSLLMILRLVLMLL, from the exons ATGGCTATTGACTGGATTGGTTTTGCATATGCTGCATTGCTGGCTGTTGGAGGTGTTGTAGCATACACTCGTAAAG GTAGTAAAATCTCTTTAGCTGCTGGTCTCACCTTTGGTTCTGTGGCTGGTTATGGAGCTTACTGCATAACACGTGATCCGAGAAATGTGAAGATATCATTGT tttcatcttttcttttgacCATTATAATGGGAATGAGGTTCAAGAGGTCCAAGAAATTAATGCCAGCCGGACTAGTAGCATGCCTGAG cctTCTGATGATATTGAGGCTTGTTTTGATGCTGCTCTAG